One Prunus dulcis chromosome 7, ALMONDv2, whole genome shotgun sequence DNA segment encodes these proteins:
- the LOC117635146 gene encoding cationic amino acid transporter 4, vacuolar → MQSSGNVGGGRKCFWGFRSLIQRKQVDSVHVRSEGHHQLARKLSVADLIAIGVGATIGAGVYVLVGTVAREHAGPALTISFLIAGIAAALSAFCYAELACRCPSAGSAYHYSYICVGEGVAWLVGWALILEYTIGGAAVARGITPNLALFFGGVDKLPAILAPHTIPMFGIVVDPCAAVLVLIVTFLLCTGIKESSLVQMIVTSVNVSVMLFIMIAGGYLGFKTGWVGYELPSGYFPFGINGMFAGSAVVFFSYIGFDSVTSTVEEVKNPQRDLPLGIGIALFICCILYMFVSFVITGLVPYYALDPDTPISSVFASYGLHWAVYIITTGAITALFASLLGSLLAQPRILMAMARDGLLPSFFSDINKNTQVPVKSTVTTGIFAAVLAFFMDVSQLAGMVSVGTLFAFTTAAVSVLILRYVPPDEVPLSSSLQESIKSVSLRFGPNIQESDSKNLQNPSGSSENNSRYLHEIGEASFGYPLIQKSISQENHNEQTRRKISAWTITFLCMGVFIFAFAASAQGLSSILRFTVCGVCGALLLCCLIVLTCTDQDDGRHSFGHTGGFTCPFVPFLPAACILINTYLLIDLGAATWIRISVWFAIGAVVYLFYGRSHSSLFNAVYVPSAYADELYRSSSDYLS, encoded by the exons ATGCAAAGCTCTGGTAATGTTGGTGGTGGAAGGAAATGTTTTTGGGGGTTTAGAAGCTTGATTCAGAGGAAGCAAGTTGATTCAGTTCATGTGAGGAGCGAGGGGCATCATCAGTTGGCTAGGAAATTATCTGTCGCTGACCTCATTGCCATTG GAGTTGGAGCTACTATAGGTGCCGGAGTATATGTTCTTGTTGGCACAGTGGCTAGAGAGCATGCAGGACCTGCACTtactatttcatttttaattgcTGGGATAGCTGCTGCACTCTCAGCATTTTGTTATGCGGAGCTTGCATGTCGTTGCCCATCTGCTGGAAGTGCCTATCATTATTCCTACATATGCGTTGGAGAAGG TGTTGCTTGGTTGGTAGGTTGGGCTCTGATTCTAGAATATACTATTGGTGGTGCAGCTGTTGCTCGTGGCATAACCCCAAATCTG GCCTTGTTTTTTGGAGGTGTGGATAAGTTGCCTGCAATCTTGGCCCCTCATACCATCCCTATGTTTGGTATTGTGGTTGATCCATGTGCAGCAGTATTAGTTCTTATCGTCACTTTTCTCTTGTGCACAGGGATAAAGGAG AGTTCATTGGTACAAATGATTGTTACATCAGTAAACGTGTCTGTCATGCTTTTCATCATGATAGCCGGTGGATATTTGGGTTTCAAAACTGGATGGGTTGGATATGAACTTCCCAGCGG gtACTTTCCCTTTGGAATAAATGGGATGTTTGCTGGGTCTGCTGTGGTCTTCTTTTCATATATTGGTTTTGATTCAGTTACCAGCACAGTTGAGGAG GTGAAGAATCCTCAACGAGATTTGCCCCTCGGTATTGGAATAGCATTGTTTATATGTTGCATCTTGTATATGTTTGTATCTTTTGTTATTACGGGCTTAGTACCATACTATGCCTTAGATCCAGACACTCCCATCTCCTCAGTATTTGCGAGCTATGGGCTACATTGGGCAGT GTATATTATAACAACTGGAGCAATTACTGCTCTCTTTGCAAGTTTGTTGGGTTCGCTTCTTGCCCAG CCACGGATACTGATGGCAATGGCTAGAGATGGATTGTTGCCGTCATTTTTTTCAGACATTAATAAAAACACCCAAGTTCCTGTGAAGAGCACGGTTACAACTGGTATCTTTGCAGCAGTTCTGGCATTCTTTATGGATGTTTCACAATTGGCGGGAATG GTTAGTGTTGGTACACTATTTGCATTTACAACTGCTGCAGTTTCAGTTTTGATACTCAGATATGTTCCACCAGATGAGGTGCCACTTTCATCATCACTTCAAGAGTCTATTAAGTCAGTATCATTGCGGTTTGGTCCTAATATTCAGGAAAGTGACAGCAAAAACCTTCAAAATCCTTCTGGCTCATCTGAGAATAATAGTCGATATTTACATGAAATTGGGGAGGCATCATTTGGCTATCCTCTGATTCAGAAAAGCATATCACAGG AGAATCATAATGAACAAACAAGACGGAAAATTTCTGCGTGGACCATAACTTTTCTCTGTATGGGGGTCTTTATCTTTGCATTTGCAGCTTCAGCTCAAGGCCTTTCCAG CATTCTTCGCTTCACTGTGTGTGGAGTATGTGGAGCTCTCCTGCTGTGCTGCTTAATTGTGCTGACCTGTACAGATCAAGATGACGGAAGGCACAGCTTTGGACACACTGGAG GTTTCACTTGTCCATTTGTTCCATTCTTACCTGCTGCTTGCATTCTCATAAATACCTACTTGCTAATTGATCTTGG AGCTGCCACATGGATCCGCATCTCTGTATGGTTTGCCATAGGAGCAGTGGTATACTTGTTTTACGGCCGGAGCCATAGTTCACTTTTCAATGCAGTTTATGTACCCTCCGCTTATGCTGATGAGCTGTATCGTTCCTCATCAGACTATCTGTCCTAG